From a single Edaphobacter acidisoli genomic region:
- a CDS encoding HNH endonuclease, with protein MPLQLCANKPDCSNLVERGYCQQCAAKGCGRDMRPTAAQRGYDGKWQRASRAFLFGKMCVGFPKGRHGEVLVPAAHTDHIIPHRGDKKLFWDRSNWQPLCATCHSVKTAEEDGGFGRPYRGG; from the coding sequence ATGCCTTTGCAGCTATGTGCGAATAAGCCTGACTGCTCGAATCTTGTGGAGCGTGGCTATTGCCAGCAATGCGCTGCGAAAGGCTGCGGGAGGGATATGCGTCCCACCGCAGCGCAGCGTGGGTACGATGGGAAATGGCAGCGGGCTAGTCGCGCGTTTCTGTTTGGAAAGATGTGTGTGGGATTCCCAAAGGGCCGTCATGGGGAAGTGCTTGTGCCTGCTGCCCATACAGACCACATCATTCCGCATCGCGGCGATAAGAAGCTGTTTTGGGATCGGTCGAATTGGCAACCACTCTGCGCCACGTGCCATAGCGTGAAAACGGCTGAAGAAGATGGCGGCTTTGGCCGTCCTTACCGGGGTGGGTGA
- a CDS encoding M15 family metallopeptidase, with protein sequence MDTVSAIRLSLVHPVLAAKVQAMTAALAADGITIRVIQGLRTLQEQNADYAKGRTAPGSIVTNARGGQSWHNYGLAVDCAPGIRGAAVWTPNWDASSLDWETMISAGEAQGLIAGARWTSFPDRPHFQLPNIPVSPDDAARTLLSAGSMKNFWAKYGPLQESA encoded by the coding sequence ATGGATACCGTCAGCGCAATTCGATTGAGTCTGGTTCATCCGGTGCTTGCTGCGAAGGTGCAGGCGATGACTGCGGCACTTGCGGCCGACGGTATTACCATTCGCGTTATTCAAGGACTGCGCACGCTTCAGGAGCAGAATGCGGATTATGCGAAGGGGCGCACGGCGCCTGGCTCGATTGTGACCAACGCGCGCGGTGGGCAGTCCTGGCACAACTATGGGCTCGCTGTCGATTGTGCGCCGGGAATTCGTGGTGCTGCGGTGTGGACACCGAACTGGGATGCCAGTTCGCTGGATTGGGAGACGATGATCTCCGCCGGCGAGGCGCAGGGATTGATTGCAGGAGCGCGATGGACGAGCTTTCCTGATCGACCGCATTTTCAGTTGCCGAACATTCCAGTCAGTCCTGATGATGCAGCGCGCACGCTGCTTTCTGCGGGAAGCATGAAGAATTTCTGGGCGAAGTATGGGCCTTTGCAGGAGTCTGCGTAG